From one Lycium ferocissimum isolate CSIRO_LF1 chromosome 7, AGI_CSIRO_Lferr_CH_V1, whole genome shotgun sequence genomic stretch:
- the LOC132065035 gene encoding beta-galactosidase 3-like, whose translation MGTKWFLLFFVLFFVSKTGYCSVTYDRKSLIINGQRKILISGSIHYPRSTPEMWEGIIQKAKDGGLDVIETYVFWNLHEPSPGNYNFEGRNDLVRFIKLVQKAGLYMHLRIGPYICGEWNFGGFPVWLKYVPGITFRTDNEPFKREMQRFTTKIVQMMKNEKLFQTQGGPIILSQIENEYGLEIKKYGAPGHAYMTWAAKMAVEMGTGVPWIMCKEDDAPDPVINTCNGFYCDYFSPNKPNKPTIWTEAWSGWFDDFGGPVHHRPVEDLAFAVARFVQKGGSLVNYYMYHGGTNFGRTAGGPFITTSYDYDAPIDEYGLIRQPKYDHLKELHKAIKLCEPALISADPTITALGNYEQAHVFSSGGHCAAFLANYHLNSNARVTFKHKHYDLPPWSISILPDCKNAVFNTAKVGVKTSTAKMLPTNVQLRSWETFSEDVSTIDADSKLTVVGLLEQLNVTRDASDYLWYTTSVEINSAESFLHRGQHLTLTVKSAGHALHVYINGRLSGSVYGNRENSRVTFTGGVNMHAGINRISLLSVAVGLPNNGARYETWNTGVLGPVVLHGLDKGPRDLSWQKWSYQVGLRGESMNLASNAISAAEWVGGSLIARQRQPLTWYKVYFNAPRGSGPLALDMGSMGKGQVWINGQSIGRYWTAYATGHCSPCTYAATYRQGKCQTGCGQPTQRWYHVPRSWLKPTGNLLVVFEEIGGDASRISLVKRSITYV comes from the exons ATGGGTACCAAATGGTTCTTgcttttttttgtgttgttttttgTATCCAAGACTGGATATTGCAGTGTCACTTATGATAGAAAGTCTCTCATTATCAATGgacaaagaaaaattcttataTCTGGTTCCATTCATTACCCCAGAAGTACTCCTGAG ATGTGGGAGGGGATTATACAGAAAGCAAAAGATGGAGGATTGGATGTTATTGAAACCTATGTGTTTTGGAATCTTCATGAACCTTCACCTGGCAAT TACAACTTTGAAGGACGTAATGATTTAGTTCGATTCATAAAGCTGGTTCAGAAGGCAGGGCTCTATATGCATCTTCGAATTGGGCCTTATATTTGTGGAGAGTGGAAttttgg TGGTTTTCCTGTATGGTTGAAGTATGTTCCTGGTATCACCTTTAGAACTGATAATGAACCTTTCaag AGGGAAATGCAAAGATTCACCACGAAAATTGTCCAAATGATGAAGAATGAGAAGCTATTTCAGACCCAAGGTGGTCCTATCATTCTGTCTCAG ATTGAGAACGAGTATGGGTTAGAAATTAAGAAATACGGTGCTCCTGGTCATGCGTACATGACTTGGGCGGCTAAAATGGCTGTTGAAATGGGTACCGGGGTCCCATGGATTATGTGCAAGGAGGATGATGCCCCTGATCCAGTG ATAAACACCTGCAATGGTTTTTATTGTGATTACTTTTCCCCTAACAAACCCAACAAGCCAACGATATGGACAGAGGCATGGAGTGGCTG gtttgatgattttggcGGTCCAGTTCATCATCGACCAGTCGAAGATTTGGCCTTTGCAGTTGCTCGGTTTGTTCAAAAAGGAGGCTCTTTAGTGAATTATTATATG TATCACGGGGGAACCAACTTTGGAAGAACAGCTGGAGGGCCTTTCATCACTACCAGCTATGACTATGATGCTCCTATTGATGAATATG GTTTGATTAGGCAGCCAAAGTATGACCATTTGAAGGAGCTTCATAAGGCTATCAAGTTATGTGAACCAGCACTGATTTCTGCTGATCCTACCATTACTGCTTTAGGGAACTATGAACAG GCACATGTATTTTCTTCCGGTGGACATTGTGCTGCTTTTCTTGCAAATTACCATTTGAATTCAAATGCAAGGGTGACTTTTAAGCACAAACATTACGACCTGCCACCTTGGTCAATAAGCATTCTTCCAGACTGTAAAAATGCTGTATTTAATACTGCCAAG GTTGGAGTTAAGACATCCACTGCAAAAATGCTGCCCACAAACGTACAACTGCGCTCTTGGGAAACATTTAGCGAAGATGTATCCACCATTGATGCGGATTCAAAGCTCACTGTTGTTGGtcttttggagcaattaaatgTTACCAGGGATGCAAGTGACTACCTTTGGTACACCACTAG TGTTGAGATAAATTCAGCTGAATCATTTCTACATCGAGGGCAACATCTGACTCTTACTGTGAAGTCAGCAGGCCATGCCTTACATGTGTACATAAATGGACGGCTTTCAG GTTCAGTATATGGAAACCGAGAAAACAGTAGAGTTACATTTACAGGAGGTGTTAACATGCATGCTGGAATAAACAGAATTTCCCTACTCAGTGTAGCTGTTGGATTGCCG AACAACGGAGCACGTTATGAGACATGGAACACAGGAGTCCTTGGACCAGTTGTTCTTCATGGGCTAGACAAGGGTCCAAGAGACTTATCGTGGCAGAAATGGTCATATCAG GTGGGGTTGAGAGGTGAATCCATGAACTTGGCTTCAAATGCCATATCTGCTGCTGAATGGGTGGGAGGCTCTTTGATAGCAAGGCAACGACAACCGCTTACGTGGTACAAG GTATATTTCAATGCACCAAGAGGAAGTGGTCCATTAGCACTGGACATGGGTAGTATGGGAAAGGGTCAAGTATGGATCAATGGGCAGAGCATCGGAAGATACTGGACCGCTTATGCCACTGGACACTGCAGCCCTTGCACTTATGCAGCAACATATCGACAAGGAAAGTGCCAAACTGGTTGTGGCCAGCCAACACAAAGATG GTACCACGTTCCTCGATCTTGGTTGAAGCCAACTGGAAACTTGCTGGTAGTTTTTGAGGAGATAGGTGGGGATGCATCAAGGATTTCTCTTGTCAAAAGGTCAATTACATATGTATAG